From uncultured Roseateles sp., the proteins below share one genomic window:
- a CDS encoding methyl-accepting chemotaxis protein, with product MNINEMKISTRLALGFAAMALLIVLLGALAWAKLDAIDGQFKLAMEDRYPKVKLFLTIKDGNNQVARSMRNLLIMTDKADIDGQFALIDEISKTTAATLDKLSKIMTTPGGVAGLAKLNDVRGAYRTERDKVLKAVRDGDLDTAKTVLLKDMRPKQQAYMAAVDDLVNLGDKLMTQAAHQASEDAASARMQVIVLVALALGLALVMSWWTVRSITAPLNEAVRVASGVAAGDLSLHIAAGGSNETGKLLTALHEMQAKLAGLVREVRTNAEGVAAASGQIASGNNDLSSRTEQQASALEQTAASMDELGSTVKGNADNAAQANQLAMAASRVAVEGGAAVGEVVGTMREISESSKKISDIIGVIDGIAFQTNILALNAAVEAARAGEQGRGFAVVASEVRALAGRSAEAAKEIKSLINASVERVELGSAQVDRAGTTIGEVVNSIRRVTDIMGEISAASREQSAGVAQVGEAVTQMDRATQENAALVEESAAAAESLKQQAEQLVATVAVFRLAH from the coding sequence ATGAACATCAACGAAATGAAAATATCGACGCGCCTGGCGCTCGGCTTTGCCGCCATGGCCTTGCTGATCGTGCTGCTGGGCGCCCTGGCCTGGGCCAAGCTGGATGCCATCGACGGGCAGTTCAAACTGGCGATGGAGGATCGCTATCCCAAGGTCAAGCTGTTCCTGACCATCAAGGACGGCAACAACCAGGTGGCGCGCTCGATGCGCAATCTGCTGATCATGACCGACAAGGCCGACATCGATGGCCAGTTCGCGCTGATCGACGAGATCTCCAAGACCACCGCGGCCACCCTGGACAAGCTGTCCAAGATCATGACCACCCCCGGCGGTGTGGCCGGCCTGGCCAAGCTCAACGACGTGCGCGGTGCCTACCGCACCGAGCGCGACAAGGTCCTCAAGGCCGTGCGCGACGGCGACCTGGACACGGCCAAGACCGTGCTGCTGAAGGACATGCGACCGAAGCAGCAGGCCTATATGGCTGCCGTGGACGATCTGGTGAACCTGGGTGACAAGCTGATGACCCAGGCCGCGCATCAGGCCAGCGAGGATGCCGCCAGCGCCCGCATGCAGGTGATCGTGCTGGTGGCCCTGGCCCTGGGCCTGGCCCTGGTGATGAGCTGGTGGACGGTGCGCTCCATCACCGCGCCGCTGAACGAGGCGGTGCGCGTGGCCAGCGGCGTGGCGGCGGGCGACCTGTCGCTGCATATCGCCGCCGGCGGCAGCAACGAGACCGGCAAGCTGCTGACAGCCTTGCACGAGATGCAGGCCAAGCTGGCCGGCCTGGTGCGCGAGGTGCGCACCAATGCCGAAGGCGTGGCGGCGGCCTCGGGCCAGATCGCCTCGGGCAATAACGATCTGTCGTCGCGCACCGAGCAGCAGGCCTCGGCACTGGAGCAGACCGCCGCCTCGATGGACGAGCTGGGCAGCACGGTGAAGGGCAATGCCGACAATGCCGCCCAGGCCAATCAGCTCGCCATGGCCGCCTCCCGCGTAGCCGTCGAGGGCGGGGCCGCGGTCGGTGAGGTGGTGGGCACGATGCGCGAGATCAGCGAGAGCTCGAAGAAGATCAGCGACATCATCGGCGTCATCGACGGCATCGCCTTCCAGACCAATATCCTGGCCCTGAATGCTGCGGTGGAAGCGGCCCGCGCCGGTGAACAGGGCCGCGGCTTTGCCGTGGTGGCCAGCGAGGTGCGCGCGCTGGCCGGCCGCTCGGCCGAGGCCGCCAAGGAAATCAAGTCTTTGATCAACGCCAGCGTCGAGCGCGTCGAACTGGGCAGCGCCCAGGTCGACCGCGCCGGCACCACCATCGGCGAAGTGGTCAACTCGATCCGCCGCGTGACCGACATCATGGGCGAGATCAGTGCCGCCAGCCGCGAGCAAAGCGCCGGCGTGGCCCAGGTCGGCGAGGCCGTCACCCAGATGGACCGCGCCACGCAGGAGAACGCGGCGCTGGTGGAGGAGTCCGCCGCCGCCGCCGAGAGCCTCAAGCAGCAGGCCGAGCAGCTGGTGGCGACGGTGGCGGTGTTCCGACTGGCACACTGA
- the rpe gene encoding ribulose-phosphate 3-epimerase, translating to MSTTFRIAPSILSADFARLGEEVRNVIDAGADWIHFDVMDNHYVPNLTFGPMICEALRKHSVTAAGVAVPIDVHLMVQPVDALAVSFCKAGADLVSFHPDASAHVDRTLQLIKAEGKQAGLVFNPAESLDVLEWVIDKVDLVLIMSVNPGFGGQSFIPSALKKLEQARRIIEKSGRDIRLEIDGGVKVDNIRQIADAGADTFVAGSAIFGKPDYKAVIDAMRVELAR from the coding sequence ATGAGCACCACCTTCCGCATCGCCCCCAGCATCCTGTCCGCCGACTTCGCCCGCCTGGGCGAGGAGGTGCGCAACGTCATCGACGCCGGCGCGGACTGGATCCACTTCGACGTGATGGACAACCATTACGTGCCCAACCTGACCTTCGGGCCGATGATTTGCGAGGCCCTGCGCAAGCACTCGGTCACCGCTGCCGGCGTGGCCGTGCCCATCGACGTGCACCTGATGGTGCAGCCGGTCGACGCGCTGGCCGTATCCTTCTGCAAGGCCGGTGCCGATCTGGTGAGCTTTCACCCCGACGCCTCGGCCCATGTGGACCGCACCCTGCAGCTGATCAAGGCCGAAGGCAAGCAGGCCGGCCTGGTGTTCAACCCGGCCGAGTCGCTGGACGTGCTGGAGTGGGTCATCGACAAGGTCGATCTGGTGCTGATCATGAGCGTCAACCCCGGCTTCGGCGGCCAGAGCTTCATTCCCTCGGCACTGAAGAAGCTGGAACAGGCCCGCCGCATCATCGAAAAGAGCGGCCGCGACATCCGCCTGGAAATCGACGGTGGCGTCAAGGTCGACAACATCCGCCAGATCGCCGATGCCGGCGCCGACACCTTCGTGGCCGGCTCGGCCATCTTCGGCAAGCCGGACTACAAGGCCGTCATCGACGCGATGCGGGTCGAGCTGGCGCGCTGA
- a CDS encoding efflux RND transporter permease subunit: MKAGSSLTELFIRRPVMTVLLNIALVIAGLAAWGKIPVAALPSYNTPVINVGASLPGASPETMASSVALPLEKQFSTISGLSTISSTSTLGNTSLTLEFESSRDIDAAAVDVQAALFRAQRSLPAEMTSPPSYRKVNPADAPVLLVALTSPSINLSELNDFAENLITPSLSTIDGVAQVSIFGQKRFAVRIKVRNEALQQRNLTIDELQNAIRSANANTPLGVLDGSRQTLTIQANKQLRNAREFGALVIASRDGAPLYLRDVADVQDSYETVKASSSFQGERSIVLAVQRQPNANTVKVVDAVKAMLPRFQTQLPASVQMSTLNDRSLSIREALHDVYLTLALTVGLVVMVIFIFLRHAAATVIPTLSLPISLIGALTLLFALGYSLDNISLLGITLAVGLVVDDAIVMLENIMRHVEDGMEPFAAAVRGAREMAFTIVSISISLVAVLIPIFFMPGVIGLLFHEFAVVVSLSILVSAAVSLTLVPMLCSRFLHKHEAKEESALGRWFERGFNAVLDAYARSLDYALLHRRWVMGAALASFAITAYLFTVIPKGFFPEEDIGQISASTEAAEDISFTRMQQLQDRVAAIVQADPAVASVASSVGGGGGGGNTNAGRMFINLKPRGERPPMAQVLEGLRKKLRGEAGMQVFMRPIQNLQLGGRQSKSRYQFTLQSVSTGELNDWANRLQEKMRSEPIFRDITTDSQMRGLQASLIIDRERANLLGVQIGDIRSALYSAFGERQVSTIYGESNSYQVIMQATEADSASEDAFGKISLRGKNGALVPLTAFASVQRTLGPTAVNHQGQLQAVTLSFNLAPGVPLGDATAKLDQQVRDIKLPASIITSYGGDAAVFKDSQGGQALLLVLAVLVIYVLLGVLYESYIHPLTILAGLPSAAMGALITLQIFGQDLTLIATIGILMLIGIVKKNAIMMIDFALDAQRGQGMTPQQAIREACVLRFRPIMMTTLAALMGALPIALGLGAGAELRQPLGLAVVGGLIVSQMVTLYITPVIYLALDRYSGRGPITTEVAESLSKSAA, encoded by the coding sequence GTGAAAGCCGGCTCAAGCCTGACGGAGCTGTTCATCCGGCGGCCGGTGATGACGGTGCTGCTGAACATCGCCCTGGTCATTGCCGGCCTGGCCGCCTGGGGCAAGATTCCGGTGGCCGCCCTGCCCAGCTACAACACGCCGGTCATCAATGTCGGCGCCAGCCTGCCGGGCGCCAGCCCGGAGACCATGGCCAGTTCGGTGGCCCTGCCGCTGGAGAAGCAGTTTTCGACCATCTCGGGCTTGTCGACGATCTCGTCCACCAGCACGCTGGGCAATACCTCGCTGACCCTGGAGTTCGAGTCCTCGCGCGACATCGACGCCGCCGCAGTGGACGTGCAGGCGGCGCTGTTCCGCGCCCAGCGCAGCCTGCCGGCCGAGATGACCTCGCCACCCAGCTACCGCAAGGTCAACCCGGCCGACGCGCCGGTGCTGCTGGTGGCACTGACCTCGCCGTCAATCAATCTGTCCGAGCTGAACGACTTTGCCGAGAACCTGATCACCCCCAGCCTGTCGACCATCGACGGCGTGGCCCAGGTCTCGATCTTCGGCCAGAAGCGGTTCGCGGTGCGCATCAAGGTGCGCAACGAGGCCCTGCAGCAGCGCAATCTGACCATAGACGAGTTGCAGAACGCGATCCGCAGCGCCAATGCCAACACGCCGCTGGGCGTGCTCGACGGTTCGCGCCAGACCCTGACCATCCAGGCCAACAAGCAGCTGCGCAATGCGCGCGAGTTCGGCGCCCTGGTGATTGCCTCGCGCGACGGCGCGCCGCTGTACCTGCGCGACGTGGCCGATGTGCAGGACAGCTACGAAACCGTCAAGGCCTCCAGCAGCTTCCAGGGCGAACGCTCCATCGTGCTGGCCGTGCAACGCCAGCCCAATGCCAACACGGTCAAGGTGGTGGATGCCGTCAAGGCCATGCTGCCCCGCTTCCAGACCCAGCTGCCGGCCTCGGTGCAGATGAGCACGCTCAACGACCGTTCGCTGTCGATACGCGAGGCGCTGCACGACGTCTACCTGACCCTGGCGCTGACCGTGGGCCTGGTGGTGATGGTGATCTTCATCTTCCTGCGCCACGCCGCGGCCACCGTGATCCCGACGCTGTCGCTGCCGATCTCGCTGATCGGCGCGCTGACCCTGCTGTTCGCCCTGGGTTACAGCCTGGACAATATCTCGCTGCTGGGCATCACCCTGGCCGTGGGCCTGGTGGTGGACGATGCGATCGTGATGCTGGAAAACATCATGCGCCACGTCGAGGACGGCATGGAGCCCTTCGCCGCCGCCGTGCGGGGCGCACGCGAGATGGCCTTCACCATCGTCAGCATCTCGATCTCGCTGGTGGCGGTGCTGATACCGATCTTCTTCATGCCGGGCGTGATCGGCCTGCTGTTCCATGAGTTCGCAGTCGTGGTGTCGCTGTCCATCCTGGTCTCGGCGGCGGTGTCGCTGACCCTGGTGCCGATGCTGTGCAGCCGTTTTCTGCACAAGCACGAGGCCAAGGAAGAGTCGGCGCTGGGCCGCTGGTTCGAGCGCGGCTTCAATGCCGTGCTCGACGCCTACGCCCGCTCGCTGGACTACGCCCTGCTGCACCGCCGCTGGGTGATGGGCGCGGCACTGGCCAGCTTCGCCATCACCGCCTATCTGTTCACCGTCATTCCCAAGGGCTTCTTCCCGGAGGAAGACATCGGCCAGATCTCGGCCAGCACCGAGGCGGCGGAGGACATCTCGTTCACCCGCATGCAGCAGTTGCAGGACCGCGTGGCGGCCATCGTGCAGGCCGACCCGGCCGTGGCCAGCGTGGCCTCGTCGGTGGGCGGCGGTGGTGGCGGTGGCAACACCAATGCCGGCCGCATGTTCATCAACCTGAAGCCTCGCGGCGAGCGCCCGCCCATGGCCCAGGTGCTGGAGGGCCTGCGCAAGAAGCTGCGCGGCGAGGCCGGCATGCAGGTGTTCATGCGACCGATACAGAATCTGCAGCTGGGCGGCCGGCAGAGCAAGAGCCGCTACCAGTTCACCCTGCAAAGCGTCAGCACCGGCGAGCTCAATGACTGGGCCAACCGGCTGCAGGAGAAGATGCGCAGCGAGCCCATCTTCCGCGACATCACCACCGACTCGCAGATGCGCGGCCTGCAGGCCAGCCTGATCATCGACCGCGAGCGCGCCAATCTGCTGGGCGTGCAGATCGGTGACATCCGCAGCGCGCTGTACAGCGCCTTCGGCGAGCGTCAGGTCTCGACCATCTACGGCGAGAGCAACTCCTACCAGGTGATCATGCAGGCCACCGAGGCCGACAGCGCCAGCGAGGATGCCTTCGGCAAGATCTCGCTGCGTGGCAAGAACGGTGCGCTGGTGCCGCTGACCGCCTTTGCCAGCGTGCAGCGCACTCTGGGGCCGACGGCCGTCAACCACCAGGGCCAGCTGCAGGCGGTGACCTTGAGCTTCAACCTGGCGCCGGGCGTGCCGCTGGGCGATGCCACGGCCAAGCTGGACCAGCAGGTCAGGGACATCAAGCTGCCGGCCAGCATCATCACCAGCTATGGCGGCGATGCGGCGGTGTTCAAGGACTCTCAGGGAGGCCAGGCCCTGCTGCTGGTGCTGGCGGTGCTGGTGATCTATGTGCTGCTGGGCGTGCTGTACGAAAGCTACATCCACCCGCTGACCATCCTGGCCGGCCTGCCGTCGGCCGCGATGGGCGCACTGATCACCCTGCAGATCTTCGGCCAGGACCTGACGCTGATCGCCACCATAGGCATCCTGATGCTGATAGGCATCGTCAAGAAGAACGCGATCATGATGATCGACTTCGCCCTCGACGCGCAGCGTGGCCAGGGCATGACGCCGCAGCAGGCCATACGCGAAGCCTGCGTGCTGCGCTTTCGGCCCATCATGATGACCACCCTGGCCGCGTTGATGGGCGCGCTGCCTATCGCCCTGGGCCTGGGCGCCGGCGCCGAACTGCGCCAGCCCCTGGGCCTGGCCGTCGTCGGTGGCCTGATCGTCTCGCAGATGGTGACGCTGTACATCACCCCGGTGATCTACCTGGCGCTGGACCGCTACAGCGGCCGCGGGCCTATCACCACCGAGGTGGCGGAGAGCTTGAGCAAGAGCGCGGCCTGA
- a CDS encoding efflux RND transporter periplasmic adaptor subunit → MSRTKVAAGLVVLVAAAGGIYWWQNPAAKPAEGVAAAGPAASGASGAAGRGGVQTVGVVAAMRQDVPVRVEASGTVVSLNTVDIRPQVSSIVREVLVKDGQMLKKGQPLFRFDDRSDRANLDKARAQIARDRATLADLDRQYKRALDLRAQNFIAQSAVDTVQSQLDAQRALLQSDEAALQSTQVSLSYNEIRSPLDGRAGAVNVFVGSLVQPSGTALVSIAQINPIGVTFTLPETQLGALLQAVNLGNGGKDKAPLEAQILLTGSAGRGAEAAAPIKGKVSFVDNSVDATSGSIRVKADFDNSAGQLWPGQYVRLRLILRNIPNAVVVPQAAIILRGTERSIYIVGEDKTAKLVPVQVRYPFGEMAVVEGIQAGDKVVLEGKQNLRPGATVRDVPATLDAGGGGGGRRGARAADAASAPASGASK, encoded by the coding sequence ATGAGCAGAACAAAAGTGGCCGCCGGGCTGGTCGTCCTGGTCGCCGCTGCCGGTGGCATCTACTGGTGGCAGAACCCGGCTGCAAAACCCGCCGAAGGCGTGGCAGCCGCCGGCCCGGCAGCGTCCGGCGCCTCGGGTGCGGCCGGCCGGGGCGGCGTGCAGACCGTTGGCGTGGTGGCTGCCATGCGCCAGGACGTGCCGGTGCGCGTCGAGGCCAGCGGCACCGTGGTGTCGCTGAACACGGTGGACATCCGGCCCCAGGTGTCCAGCATCGTGCGCGAGGTGCTGGTCAAGGACGGCCAGATGCTGAAAAAGGGCCAGCCGCTGTTCCGCTTCGATGACCGGAGTGACCGGGCCAATCTGGACAAGGCCCGTGCGCAGATCGCCCGCGACCGCGCAACCCTGGCCGACCTGGACCGCCAGTACAAGCGTGCGCTGGACCTGCGGGCGCAGAATTTCATCGCCCAGAGCGCGGTGGACACCGTGCAGTCGCAGCTCGATGCACAGCGTGCGCTGCTGCAGTCCGACGAGGCCGCCCTGCAGTCCACCCAGGTGAGCCTGAGCTACAACGAGATCCGCTCGCCGCTGGACGGGCGGGCCGGCGCCGTCAATGTCTTCGTCGGCAGCCTGGTGCAGCCCAGCGGCACCGCGCTGGTCAGCATCGCCCAGATCAATCCGATCGGCGTGACCTTCACGCTGCCGGAAACCCAGCTGGGTGCGCTGCTGCAGGCGGTCAATCTGGGCAATGGCGGCAAGGACAAGGCGCCGCTGGAGGCGCAGATCCTGCTGACCGGCAGCGCCGGCCGCGGCGCCGAGGCCGCTGCACCGATCAAGGGCAAGGTCAGCTTCGTGGACAACAGCGTCGACGCCACCAGCGGCAGCATCCGCGTCAAGGCCGACTTCGACAACAGCGCCGGCCAGCTGTGGCCCGGCCAATACGTGCGGCTGCGGCTGATACTGCGCAACATCCCGAACGCGGTGGTGGTGCCACAGGCGGCCATCATCCTGCGCGGCACCGAGCGCTCGATCTACATCGTCGGCGAAGACAAGACGGCCAAGCTGGTGCCGGTGCAGGTGCGCTACCCCTTTGGCGAGATGGCCGTGGTCGAAGGCATACAGGCCGGCGACAAGGTGGTGCTGGAGGGCAAGCAGAACCTGCGTCCGGGCGCCACCGTGCGTGACGTGCCGGCCACGCTGGACGCCGGCGGCGGCGGCGGTGGCAGGCGTGGAGCCAGGGCCGCCGATGCGGCCAGCGCCCCTGCTTCGGGAGCATCGAAGTGA
- the gph gene encoding phosphoglycolate phosphatase (PGP is an essential enzyme in the glycolate salvage pathway in higher organisms (photorespiration in plants). Phosphoglycolate results from the oxidase activity of RubisCO in the Calvin cycle when concentrations of carbon dioxide are low relative to oxygen. This enzyme is a member of the Haloacid Dehalogenase (HAD) superfamily of aspartate-nucleophile hydrolase enzymes (PF00702).): MQSFSGKPAPSALIIDLDGTLIDTQADFVAALNLMLDDLRLPHVDGDFVSHTVGKGSEHLVAQTLKHTGADAARFELAMQRYQRHYAEINGRHAEVYPGALEGLERFAERGLPMVCLTNKPTDFALPLLSAKGLSRFFSHVFGGDAFARKKPDPLPLLKTCEALGTAPAQTWMIGDSSNDAQAARAAGCPVALVSYGYNHGLPIREVDADAFVDRLDELNWS; the protein is encoded by the coding sequence ATGCAATCGTTCAGCGGTAAGCCCGCACCATCGGCCCTGATCATCGATCTGGACGGCACACTGATAGACACGCAAGCCGACTTCGTCGCCGCCCTGAACCTGATGCTGGACGATTTGCGCCTGCCCCATGTCGATGGCGACTTCGTGTCGCACACGGTGGGCAAGGGCAGCGAGCATCTGGTGGCCCAGACCTTGAAGCACACCGGGGCCGATGCCGCCCGCTTCGAGCTGGCGATGCAGCGCTATCAGCGCCACTATGCTGAAATCAACGGCCGCCATGCCGAGGTCTATCCCGGTGCGCTGGAGGGGCTGGAGCGCTTTGCCGAGAGGGGGCTGCCTATGGTCTGCCTGACCAACAAGCCCACCGATTTTGCGCTGCCGCTGCTCTCGGCCAAGGGTCTGTCGCGTTTCTTCAGCCATGTGTTCGGCGGCGACGCCTTCGCTCGCAAGAAGCCCGATCCGTTGCCGCTGCTCAAGACCTGCGAGGCGCTGGGCACGGCGCCCGCGCAGACCTGGATGATTGGCGACTCCAGCAACGACGCCCAGGCCGCCCGCGCCGCCGGCTGCCCGGTCGCCCTGGTCAGCTATGGCTACAACCACGGCCTGCCGATACGCGAGGTCGATGCCGATGCCTTCGTGGATCGGCTGGACGAACTGAACTGGAGTTGA
- a CDS encoding membrane dipeptidase: MPALRYPVINALGVLTNPNIALEAAKAGTQDQIGAAATQRVDARALAEARQSGLSAVNMTLGYVAGPSDPYELTLNDVQVWDEFIANHPADLLKVISAADIQAAHAGGRVGVIYGFQNSEMLGDDLERVAEFASLGVRVMQLTYNGRNRLADGCMVADDAGLSAFGIEAVAQMNAQQVLVDLSHSSEKTCLDALRHSTRPIAITHSGCKALANLPRNKTDAELRLLAERGGVVGIYAMPFLRVQGQPMAEDLLLHIEHAIQVCGEDHVGFGSDGHVTAVDDMASYLRFLAEDVAQRKLSGIGASGESAAVVLFAPDLTGPTQFQALADLLQQRGHSAARVEKILGGNFLRLMREVWGA; the protein is encoded by the coding sequence ATGCCTGCCTTGCGCTATCCCGTGATCAACGCCCTGGGCGTGCTGACCAATCCGAACATTGCCCTGGAAGCCGCCAAGGCCGGCACGCAGGACCAGATCGGTGCCGCCGCGACGCAGCGCGTTGACGCCCGCGCTCTGGCTGAAGCGCGCCAGTCGGGCCTGTCGGCGGTGAACATGACCCTGGGCTACGTCGCCGGCCCCAGCGACCCCTACGAGCTGACGCTGAACGACGTCCAGGTCTGGGACGAGTTCATTGCCAACCACCCGGCCGACCTGCTGAAGGTCATCAGCGCTGCCGACATCCAGGCGGCCCATGCCGGCGGCCGGGTCGGCGTGATCTACGGCTTCCAGAACAGCGAGATGCTGGGCGACGATCTGGAGCGGGTGGCCGAGTTCGCGTCCTTGGGCGTGCGCGTGATGCAGCTGACCTACAACGGCCGCAATCGACTCGCCGACGGCTGCATGGTGGCTGACGATGCCGGCCTCAGCGCCTTCGGCATCGAGGCCGTGGCGCAGATGAATGCTCAGCAGGTGCTGGTGGACCTGAGCCACAGCAGCGAGAAGACCTGTCTCGATGCGCTACGCCACTCGACCCGGCCCATTGCCATCACCCATTCCGGCTGCAAGGCTTTGGCCAATCTGCCGCGCAACAAGACCGATGCCGAACTGCGGCTGCTGGCCGAGCGCGGCGGGGTGGTCGGCATCTACGCGATGCCCTTTCTGCGCGTGCAGGGTCAGCCGATGGCGGAGGATCTGCTGCTGCACATCGAGCATGCGATCCAGGTCTGCGGCGAGGACCATGTCGGCTTCGGCAGCGATGGCCATGTCACCGCGGTGGACGATATGGCGAGCTATCTGCGCTTTCTGGCCGAGGATGTGGCGCAGCGCAAGCTGTCCGGCATCGGTGCCTCTGGGGAAAGTGCCGCCGTGGTGCTGTTCGCGCCGGATCTGACCGGGCCGACGCAGTTCCAGGCGCTGGCGGACTTGCTGCAGCAGCGCGGCCACAGCGCAGCCCGTGTCGAGAAGATACTTGGCGGCAATTTTCTGCGGCTGATGCGTGAGGTGTGGGGGGCGTAG
- the trpE gene encoding anthranilate synthase component I yields MITELEFQSLATEGYNRIPLIAEAFADLETPLSLYLKLAGFSGQAGSHRNSFLLESVVGGERFGRYSFIGLPARTLLRATGRQIEVVTDGLVVESHEGNPLDFIAEYQKRFKVALRPGLPRFCGGLAGYFGYDAVRHIEPKLAAMHKPGGLNTPDILLLQCEELAVIDNLSGRLYLIVYADPGAPEAYFRGKKRLTELRDKLGYSVSAPQVKRVQQHPVQREFAKDDYIAAVLKAKDYIAAGDMMQVQVGQRLSKRYTESPLSLYRALRSLNPSPYMYFYDMGDFQIVGASPEILVRQEHTPEGQKVTIRPLAGTRPRGNTIEQDLALEVELKADPKERAEHLMLIDLARNDIGRIAKTGSVKVTDAFVVERYSHVMHIVSNVEGILQDGTTNLDVLKATFPAGTLTGAPKVRAMEIIDELEPVKRGIYGGACGYLSFAGDMDLAIAIRTGIIQDQMLYVQAAAGVVADSVPEMEWRETEAKARALIRAAELVEEGF; encoded by the coding sequence GTGATCACCGAACTCGAATTCCAAAGCCTGGCCACCGAAGGCTACAACCGCATCCCCTTGATTGCGGAGGCCTTTGCCGACCTTGAAACCCCGCTCTCGCTGTACCTGAAGCTGGCAGGCTTCTCGGGCCAGGCGGGCAGCCACCGCAACAGCTTTCTGCTGGAGTCGGTGGTCGGCGGCGAGCGCTTCGGGCGCTACTCTTTCATCGGCTTGCCGGCCCGCACCCTGCTGCGTGCCACCGGCCGCCAGATCGAGGTTGTCACCGACGGCCTGGTCGTCGAGAGCCATGAGGGCAATCCGCTGGACTTCATCGCCGAGTACCAGAAGCGCTTCAAGGTGGCGCTGCGCCCGGGCCTGCCGCGCTTCTGCGGCGGCCTGGCCGGTTACTTCGGCTACGACGCGGTGCGCCATATCGAACCCAAGCTGGCGGCGATGCACAAGCCCGGCGGCCTGAACACCCCCGACATCCTCTTGCTGCAATGCGAGGAACTGGCGGTGATCGACAATCTGTCGGGGCGCCTGTACCTGATCGTCTATGCCGACCCGGGCGCTCCCGAGGCCTATTTCCGCGGCAAGAAGCGTTTGACCGAGTTGCGCGACAAGCTGGGCTACAGCGTCTCGGCGCCCCAGGTCAAACGGGTGCAGCAGCACCCGGTGCAGCGCGAGTTCGCCAAGGACGACTACATCGCCGCCGTGCTCAAGGCCAAGGACTACATCGCCGCCGGCGACATGATGCAGGTCCAGGTGGGCCAGCGCCTCTCCAAGCGCTACACCGAGTCGCCCTTGAGCCTGTACCGCGCACTGCGCTCGCTGAACCCCTCGCCGTACATGTATTTCTACGACATGGGCGACTTCCAGATCGTCGGCGCCTCGCCCGAGATCCTGGTGCGCCAGGAGCACACGCCGGAGGGCCAGAAGGTCACGATCAGGCCGCTGGCCGGCACCCGCCCGCGTGGCAACACCATCGAGCAAGACCTGGCCCTCGAGGTCGAGCTGAAGGCCGACCCCAAGGAGCGTGCCGAGCATCTGATGCTGATCGACCTGGCGCGCAACGACATCGGCCGCATCGCCAAGACCGGCAGCGTCAAGGTGACCGATGCCTTCGTCGTCGAGCGCTACTCCCATGTGATGCACATCGTCAGCAATGTCGAGGGCATCCTGCAGGACGGCACGACCAACCTGGACGTGCTCAAGGCCACCTTCCCGGCCGGCACGCTGACCGGCGCGCCCAAGGTCCGCGCGATGGAAATCATCGACGAGCTGGAGCCGGTCAAGCGAGGCATCTACGGCGGCGCCTGTGGCTACCTGAGCTTCGCCGGTGACATGGACCTGGCCATCGCCATCCGCACCGGCATCATCCAGGACCAGATGCTGTATGTGCAGGCCGCGGCCGGCGTGGTGGCCGACTCCGTTCCCGAGATGGAGTGGAGAGAGACCGAGGCCAAGGCCCGTGCCTTGATTCGTGCGGCCGAGTTGGTGGAAGAGGGGTTCTGA
- a CDS encoding aminodeoxychorismate/anthranilate synthase component II has product MLLMIDNYDSFTFNLVQYFGELGEEVKVFRNDQITLDEIAALKPDSLVLSPGPCSPAEAGVCVAAIQHFIGKLPILGVCLGHQSIGAALGGKIVRATQQMHGKASTITTDQKGVFHALPRDFSVIRYHSLVIEEATMPAALEISARSEDGEIMGVRHTGLAGTATPLEGVQFHPESILSEHGHAMLRNFLQRVL; this is encoded by the coding sequence ATGCTGCTGATGATCGACAACTACGACAGCTTCACCTTCAACCTGGTGCAGTACTTCGGCGAGCTGGGCGAGGAGGTCAAGGTCTTCCGCAATGACCAGATCACGCTGGACGAGATCGCCGCGCTGAAGCCCGACTCACTGGTGCTCTCGCCCGGTCCCTGCTCGCCGGCCGAGGCGGGGGTGTGCGTGGCTGCCATCCAGCATTTCATCGGCAAGCTGCCCATCCTCGGTGTCTGCCTGGGCCACCAGAGCATTGGCGCGGCGCTGGGCGGCAAGATCGTGCGGGCCACGCAGCAGATGCATGGCAAGGCGAGCACCATCACGACCGACCAGAAGGGCGTGTTCCATGCGCTGCCCAGGGACTTCAGCGTGATCCGCTACCACTCGCTGGTGATAGAAGAGGCGACGATGCCAGCGGCGCTGGAGATCAGCGCCCGCTCCGAGGACGGTGAGATCATGGGCGTGCGCCATACGGGCCTGGCCGGCACGGCCACGCCGCTGGAGGGCGTGCAGTTCCATCCCGAATCGATACTCAGCGAGCATGGCCACGCGATGCTGCGCAACTTTTTGCAGAGAGTTTTATGA